The following coding sequences are from one Gossypium hirsutum isolate 1008001.06 chromosome A12, Gossypium_hirsutum_v2.1, whole genome shotgun sequence window:
- the LOC107927995 gene encoding uncharacterized protein has translation MAATLGLLLRPLCFSITRFHNKFPILQNPILSSSSSSLTLPRIQSLSTTYSSNSSHNDSYPLSLLDKELNEDQDLEFESEEHDRNDEEDEEDDDGGYGSENGEEGSPKNLDSEVVAENTEVKNVKLPNLTVKEKKELASYAHGLGKKLKCQLVGKSGVTDNVIFSFLETLEANELLKIKIHRTCPGELEDVVSQLEQATGSVVVGQIGRTVIIYKPSLTKMKAEEKKKEFQRAFIRRQSKLKPTLMNKGPLPRFSGRGRRGASRV, from the exons ATGGCGGCAACACTTGGTCTACTCCTAAGACCCCTTTGCTTCTCAATCACCAGATTCCACAATAAATTCCCAATCCTTCAAAATcccattctttcttcttcttcttcttccctcaCGCTCCCTCGAATCCAATCTCTTTCTACAACCTATTCCTCAAATTCAAGCCACAATGACAGCTACCCTTTATCCTTGTTAGACAAAGAACTGAACGAAGACCAAGACCTAGAATTTGAATCTGAAGAACATGATAGAAATGAtgaggaagatgaagaagatgatgatggtgGTTATGGGAGTGAGAACGGGGAAGAGGGAAGTCCTAAAAATTTGGATTCGGAGGTTGTCGCCGAAAATACCGAGGTTAAGAATGTGAAGTTACCCAATCTAACGGTTAAGGAAAAGAAAGAGCTGGCTTCTTACGCTCATGGTTTAGGGAAGAAATTGAAGTGTCAACTGGTGGGCAAATCTGGTGTTACTGATAAtgtcattttctcttttcttgagaCTCTTGAAGCCAATGAGCTTCTGAAg ATCAAAATTCACCGGACCTGTCCTGGAGAGCTAGAGGATGTGGTGAGCCAACTAGAGCAAGCAACCGGTTCAGTCGTCGTTGGACAAATTGGTCGGACTGTGATCATATACAAGCCTAGTCTCACCAAAATGAAGgctgaagagaaaaagaaagagtttcAAAGGGCTTTCATCAGAAGGCAATCAAAGCTGAAACCTACATTGATG AACAAAGGACCTTTACCTAGATTCTCTGGACGCGGTAGAAGGGGAGCCAGCAGGGTTTGA